ATGCGCTTCGTTTACTTCTTGGGCCATGTTCGAgtgcatttttaatatttttttgatcaCCTCTCTCTTGCTTGTTAGCATATTCGTTatgttgtccttttttttgattttccctTGGTAGATACGGAAGTAACTCATTTGGCCATGCATCGCGTCTTCCTGTATTTTGAACAGGAAGCCCACCATGGGCAGCGCGCTGTCGCACTGCAGCTCGACACGCCTTCGGCTTTTGCCCTGCGCGGAGGCGGCattggcggtgttggcggtgttggcggtattggcggtgttggcggtaTTGGCGGTGTTGGCTTCCTTTCCCGCATTGGCTTCGCTTCCCGCATTGGCTTCGCTTCCCGCATTGGCTTCGCTCCCTGCGTGCGCGCCCCCCTCGTAGACGTAGCCGTAGCTCCCCACCTCCCGAGGAGAAGGCAAAAAGCTACACACATAATTGAGCAAAATTTGAACTCCCACGTTATTCTTAGCGCTACCCAGACAGATAGGCACGATGGCATTCTTAATGGTACATCTACGTATGGCTCCCATCACGTCCTCGGTCCTTATGTCATTAATTTCCTGGTTAAGGTAAATGTCAGCAAATTCGTCATCTACATCAGCTAGCTTTTCTAAGATACGGGTTCTAAGCATTTCCATCATTTCGTATGAAAAGGATGGATCGTGTACAGTCACTTCTGTATCGTTTACTTCCTCCACTATGATCCCATTTTGACCCTTAAATAAGTAGCACTTTCTCGACACAAGGTCGTATACTCCTTTAAATTTCTGCTCAATTCCTATCGGCATTTGCAATAGGAGAGTATTTAAGTTAAGTTTCTTCTCGATGGTACTGAGTGTCCTCTCCACATTTGCACCGTCTCTGTCTAACttgttaataaataataatctAGGGATGAAGTAGCGATTCATTTGTCTATTTACTGTTAAGGTTTGGCTTTGAACTCCAGATACTCCACATATGACAAGAACCGCTGCATCTAACACTCGGAGTGATCTCTCCACTTCGATGGTGAAGTCCACATGTCCAGGAGtatcaattatatttatggtaaattttttattgttaaagTCCCAGTTACAGTTGGTTGCTGCTGATTGGATggttattcctttttctctttctagATCCATTGAATCCATTGTTGCACCTACTCCATCACTTCCTCTCACCTCATgtatactttttattttccctgtGTAGTAGAGAATCCTTTCTGTTAATGTCGTTTTTCCTGCATCTATATGAGCACTGATTCCGATGTTTCTCAAGTTATCCACACAAATGGAGGAGAAGGTTCTCTCTGCACTGTTCaggtagagaaaaaaaacctttttcctttttggcaaCCTTTTCGCTAGCACGGAGGTGTGCCTCAGCGCGGCCGAGCCGTATGCCATCATCGTGCTTGTGGGGGGGGGCCCGCTGAGACGCTAGCCAGGTGGGCAGATAACCGGGTGGTCAGATAACAGGGTGGTGAGATAGCCGGGTGGTGAGATAGCCGGGTGGTTAGATAGCCGGGTGGTGAGATAGCCGGGTGGTCAGATAGCCGGGTGGTCAGATAACCGGGTGATCAGGTGACCCTCTAACCCGATAACCAGGTGGCCCAACTGGTAGGAGCGTTACCCTCCCCCGGTGAAGGTATATACTGCTCCCCACCCCCAAAATGCCTCCTCCCTTTGTTGGATAGGCAGCTCGGGGAGTATATCGCGGCGACAACGCTGAGGCGGTCACCTGGCGTGAAATTTCGGTCGAGCAGAACGAATCGTGGGAACTAGCAAATTGGCTGGAGCTTACTTCCATTTGAGGTGTTTTATATGACGGGAGGAAAAAGGTTCATCGTGAAGCTTACGGCCGGTTGGCGGCTTACCGCGGTTCCCGAACGGGGCCCGGCAAACATGATAGCGCCACGCGGCATAGCGGCAAACGCACCACCTcagcgggggaaaaaaatcgcTGCACCATCCACTCAACCAGCAAACGCAAAAATTGGAGCAAACGCGTGGCGAAGGGAAAAGCGCATGTTCTCGCAAAAAGTAGCTTTCGCGCCATTTTGCCAATtcgtcaaaaaaaatttttgccaaCTGATCGAGCACCCCATTTGTGAGAATTCCCCCCGAAGGAAGGAAGCACAAAGGAGGCACAAAGCACCATGGACTATGAGCTGTACTTGGTCTCAAACATCCTGGGTAATTTGCTGCATACATTTGGGGAGAGCTGCGGCAAGCGGTCTGCCCGCGGTTTCGCTTCATGGCTGCAAAGAAGGGAATTTGCACGAAATCTCCCTTAGTGATCGCAGCGGGCGCGGCGACTGAGAGGAGGTCCATCTGAGTGTACTGCCCATCTGAGTGTATGGCCCATCTGAGTGTACTGCCCATCGGAGTGTACCGCCCATCCTATCATTCCACCCCCCTGCAGGCATTTCCATAgccattttgattttcatttttcactatTTATATGCGCATGAGGGGAAGGAGTTGCCGTGACAAGAGCGCCCCCGAGTTAGCACATCCGAAGCGGGCGCAAAAGGGAACAGTCGCACAGTGGCATAGAAGTACAGACACGCAGACATGCTCGCAGACGCTCGCAGACACACTCGCAAGTCGTCTCCGTTGCGGCGCCCGAGCGTGCTCCGGAATGATCTCCATCACTTCGTCCAGCTAGCCATTCCAAAgtggaatttttattttattttatttttttttttattttaatttttttttttttattttaatttttttttttttttttctgaacaggtcaggtaaaaatttcgaaaagaACATAATGTGAAAGATCGCCCAGTGTGCCCTTAAGCAGCATTTTGATTTGCCCCACTTTTCCACGTTAGAGTAGCACCccagaagaaacaaaatgaaagacAGCGAATTCGTTGGAGGAAAGCTAAAACTGAAGGATtcgaaaattaaaaaaggcagcAGTCACTCCAAGGAGTCCAAGTACACAGCTGGACGagatggcaaaaaaaaaaaaaaaaaatacagcgAAGACAAAACGGAGAGGAGTAATTacgatgaagaaaatgggACAGCGTACAATGACCAAGGGATGGACTATGACATGAGTGCAGATGGAAGAACAAGTGTACGTGAAGGTGACATGGGGACTGGGAAGGATGGCACGGGAAAGCTAGCCgatgaaacaaaattgaaggaaGTTTTGCAACTGAACTTAACCGAGGCGGAAAAGGCCTATCAGCTGGTAttaaagaaaagggagaagcaacgAATTGAAAGCATTTTGAAGGAGAGTTACCGTGAGAGGTTGCAGAAGTTTAATGACAACTTAGCTTCCCTCAGCGAGCACTTCGACATTCCGAAGGTTGGGCCTGGCTAGGCCCCCgcaagggagaagaagcacacACGCAAAAGTGCATGCCTTTGTGTGCTATTGCAAGAAGGCACGTAATTTTACCGATAGCCGCCAGATGGCCTTTCTTTATCGGAAAGGAAGCAGGGCCTCCCCGCCCCTCCAACATGGCAGTTACGCCTACATGGTCaattttactctttttttttttttcttttttttagtaacaGGATGGTGTTGCACTTTTGTAACCATCACCCCGATTGCTGTTCCATTCATGAGGGCAATAGGTTTACGTATAAGAAGGTGCATGCGCTTAGGGATATCAGTTGTGATGGATGGCGGTGAGAGGAACGCCCCACTTATTTCTTTCTTGTTAGAAGGCGGCAGAACGGCGGCGGGACGAAGAGCTACTTCCTGTCCTTGGCTGGTCTCCCTTCATGAGCTCTTTGGCAAACCTTTTCAAATCGCTAATTTCAAAGTGGGtgaaaaatgcacaattGTTGAGGTTCCAACGCGGTGCTCTTCGCATTGCGAGTCTTCCTTTCCAAACGTTTTGTTCTCCCTCGCTATGTAGTTCGATGTCGTCAGCTGCTTCGTCATCTGATTCGTCAACCGCTTCGTCAGCCGTTTCGCTTGCGAACCCccctttccatttcttcttccttcatgttcttccctttttttctctccattgGTGCACCTTCCTGCTCGTCATTCGTCGCGCCACCACCCATGCCGACCTCCCCCGCATGGGAGGTTCCAATATGGGTAGCTATCCAATTGGTCCTACAGGATAGGCTGTTCGGGGAGCTGTTCCCCCCCGCGATTatcacctccttttttctctgaGAGCTCCTTCGAATCACTGTCTCGTTCGAAATGGGAACCATTTTGTGGTCTTCTCACCTGAGACAATTCCGTAAAGAATCGTGCAAATTTAAGCACATTGTCGAGTCGCtcctttctccattttgctctcCTTCTCTTCCTCATCACATTGCTTTTGCATAATCGTGCGAATGAGTACTCGCGGTTCATGCATCTTTTCTGAGTTAACGAGTTCTCTGTGTTTATGTTCCCTCGCATCATCTGTAGGGAGGTTTGAAGTGGGCTGCGGAATTTTCCTTCTCTCCACGAAAGGGGAGGATACTCATATGGATGAGGACCAATTCGTTGCACTGACCGACAGACCATTTCGCTTCCCCCTCTCTGAGCTTCGTCCAGGTCTATTACCTTCCGTCCGTGAAACAGCAGCAATTCTTTGACTTCCTCCAAACAGTGGTTGTTACTCATCAAagtgaagtttttttttttttaattttcttgtGTGTGCTTTCTCCATCCCTCCGTGCATACATTTGTCTACGTACGTTTTTTATTATCGATGTGTAGACTTTGTTCCTTTTGATCCTCTTGATTATGTTAGCGGCGTCTCCGTGCGTGCGTCTGCTCCTGCTTCCGCTGCCACGTGTGCTTGGAAATCCATATCCGTCCATGGCTTCAAATCCGTATCTTTGCATGGACTCTAATCCATATCTTTGCATGGGCTTCGCGCAAGCGGAATCCCCTCCCGCGTGGCTATaggcatttttattttttctttttgactGCCTTGCTCCTTCGCTTTCGGTGTGCAGCTCGGATTCTTCGGGGTCTCCTTCTAGGAAGTCTTCGCCTTTTGGGGGGTCTCCTCCTAACCGAGCAGCTTTTCCTGCCTCCACCTCATTGCCCCCGGGCTCCGCTCccccttcctccttcttcacagCTGCCCCTTCGACTTCCTTCAACTTTTCACTTTCCTTCAACTTTTCACTTTCCTTCATCTTTTCACTTTCCTTCATCTTTTCACCttgctcaattttttcctcgtcTCCCTTCACGCTGTCATAGTGACCCCCTCTCGCAACTCCTGGAGGGTTCCGGATTTTTGCCTGCCTCATGTAGAAGTGTTGTCCACCGTTGGAAGCGATCTCAGCATGGATGTAGGGACACGCGTCCTTCACCTCGTTCGCTTCGTACACCTTCTTCACCTCGTTCGTTTCGCGCGGCTTCCTCACCTCGTTCGCTTCGTACACCTTCCTCACCTCGTTCGCTTCGTACGACTTGTTCATCCCCTTCACTAACTTCCCTTCCTTCTCTTCGCCACGCTCACTACAATTACGCGCTTCATTCTTAATTAGGGTCCAAATAAGCTCCTTCCAATTGGGACATGCCTTCCCTTTGCATGTTGCCGATAGAGCCACCTCACCGGTAGCGTTGTGTCTTCCTTTTGTGTAACCATACGGGGTGATTTTCTCTCTTCGAGGATGACTTAACAGTTCGGGGACGTACACAGAGTTCTTGTAGAAGTAGGGATGGTACTTACCGACGCTGGTGAGCCCTCGACCGGTGCACGCGTAGCAAGTGGAGCCACTTCCCGACGCGTAACCAGAAGTGCAGCCATAGGAATAGCTACTGACGCTGCAGCatgaaattttattaacaccTCCAGCGATGGTACCTCTGACTATGCCACTACTCCCGTCATCGTCTTCATCACCCTTTTTAATGTCCTCCCCATTGCAATAAATTTCCTGcgtttccccttcctcctctccgTCACTCACGCTGCTATTCACGCGGCTGTTCACGCGGCTGTTCACGCGGCTGTTTACGCTGCTGTTTACGCTGCTATTCACGCCGCTTTTCACGCTGCTGCTGGTGTGTGCGTCGTGTTGGCATTCGCCTTCTCCCTTAGGATGGCGGCCCTCCGCCACGAAGTCACCCGTTAAGGGCACCATTCGGTTCTCCACGGGGGGCGCAGCGGGGGGAACAGCGGAGGGAACAACGGGGGGGACAAGTGGATGGCGTCTGGGGCCTAAATCGGAGTGTGGAAACAGAGCCGCTTCATTCGCTTCGTTCGTTTCTCTCACTTCTTTCGCTTCTCGCGCTTCTTTGGCTTGCTTTGCTTCCCCACCGAGGTAGCCGTTCGGGAGCTCCCGCCCATCAGGCGAACTGCCGGACGCACCCCCACACCAACTTGGATCTGCGAATTGAAGGGAGGAGCAAATGACTGCGGCGCGTGAAGTGGGTCACACTCGATGCTACTAcgttattcttttttgagCTGTGCGTGTCTGGTGGTGGTGGTCGAAGGTGCCCGGCGGTgcctgggggggggagggctgAAGGACTCCTTCTACCTCTGCTGCTGCCTCTGTCTCTGCTGCTGCCTCTGTCTCTGCCGCTGCCTCTGTCTCTACCGCTGCCTCTACCGCTACCACTGCCACTTCCTCCGCCGCTACCTCCGCTGCTACCTCTATCTCTACCTTTCATTCCAGCTGCGTCCCGGtgcatgcatacgtacatacagaGCTGAACCCGTGCGTGCACGCCAGGGAGCTACTTCAAACTAGCCACTGCCCTCGTCTACATCAGCGTCATTCTTGTGTGACACCAATCATGTTTCAAGCTCCCCAATTGTCACTAGCATGTAGTGGCGTAATCCGGATTAGACATGCCTACGTGCATGCTGCTGTGTGTCTGTGCCTGTGTAGCTAGTTGCTCCCTCTCCGACATAAGCTGCACAGGTGAGGCGTCCGCTTCGCAGCTGAAGCGGCTACTGGGCCCGCAACTGAAGGAGCCACTGGTACGGAAGCTGAACGCGTTGCTGGGTCCCCAACTGATTGCACTACTGGGACTGCTACCGGGGTAGCTGCTAACGGGGTAACTGCTAACGGGGCAACTGCTAACGGGGCAACTGCTAACGGGGCAACTGCTAACGGTGCTGCTAGGTGCGATGCCGACTCCATTGATGACGCCACCGCTAACGCCACTGCTGACGCCACTGCTAACGCCACTACTAACACCACTACTAACACCACCGCTAACGCCGCTTCTAACGCCGCTTCTAACACCACCGCTAGCACCACccggggaaaaaaacttacGAATTGGGGTCCTCCGTGTGGCAGGCCTCTCCGCCCTTTTCACTACATAGCGCGATGCAAATTCTTCAATAAAAGTGGAGTAGCTTTTGATGTATATCCGATGCTCAGTCAAGCTGAACCGAACAGGGATGTAACTCAGAGAGTGGTTCTTGTGTGAAcaacaaataaaacaaaaatcatAACCGTTATTCAAGTTATTACACGTGTTTTGATAGCTTCCTTGAGTCACTACACTGCTCATTCGAATATTGGATCCAAATTCGAGAGATATTTTAACAGCATATTCAAAGACACctagtgcatacatataatggTAGAGCTCGCTTACCTTCATGAAACGGACCTTACCATAATCGAGTCCTTCACGCATGAGAAGTGATGTCGTTTTGGATGCGTCCTTGTAATGGAGTTCACGTATTTCTTTTAAGATCAGTTTTCTACCGATGTCTCCCAATGGTCTGTTGAAATTAGAAGaccatattttattaacgtTGTAGTATACGTTGTCGCATTTTCTGATGaggtttttgttttttggaTCATCTGATTCGTTTCCCAGCTGGTGGTGTGTTCCTTCTTTCCTGATTCGTTCCGTTTTTTTGTGAGATGGTTCACTTTGACATTCTTCACTCGCGTCGTTTCGGTCTATGTGGTCTTCACGTCGACTATCACTCGTCTcgtcattttcttcaaactGGTTCGTACTGTTGACCCGTCTGCAGCACTCGTCCTGGCCCTCCTGCTGCGTCTGCTCCTGCGTCTGCTTCTGCCCCTCCTGCTGCGTCTGCCCCTCCTGCTGCGtctgctcctcctcttcccccATCGTCTTCCCCCTTAAAAACTCCACATAATCGGTGAAGCAATTAACGTCATGATGCATGTCACATGAACACCACACCATGTCTCTTTCTTCAGTCATAGTGGTATTTACGCCCTCCCTCCTAGCAGCACCGTTATGGCTGTTAAGTAAGTCAATCAAGGAGTAAGCACAGAAGGGGGTCTCCTTAATCCGACGTGATTCTATTTCCAAGTCGAAAGAaatacctcctttttttacaatacctccaaaaattttattttttctttttactctCGATTTTCTCGatctcttttttgttgcttttttctccatgGGAGGTTGATCATTATTGCTACTTTCGCACCTTCGGTTCTCCTCATAGTTTAGGTTTCCATTATTGGGGACCTCATCATTCGTGACTTGGGCTTCTGCATTCTCTCCGTGCTCACCCTTCATCACTACCATTTCTTCGTCTCGGCATGTGCGATCGTCATCAGTGAGAGGAGGGGATACCTTTTCACGAGATGTGTTAAGCGGCTTGGAACAGCTACTGTTTATACAACGGATGACACTCATCCTGGTGGTGGCCACTCCCTGTCCAGGAGTGCCAATGCGCAGTTGGAAGAGGTGGAGGGGGCGCGGAAGGTAATTTCGACTGCAGCGGATGGAGTGTGTGACGATGTAAGGTACACGAATGCGAGGTGTACTGATATGTCGCTTGCCAACACGCAGTTTAATCATACGAGGTCTGATGATGAGCGGAAGAACGCTGCGCAGTTTTTTCGAGGTGAGCGCTTCGACCATGCGGGGGGAAGCCACTCGAGGGATGGCCGCGCGTCGATTTGTTATGTCACTGTCAATGTACGTGTTCACTTCGTCGCTGCTCTTTAGCGATGGCTTCTTTGATGGGGCACCGCCGCCGGGGTAGACACTCCGATGGGGACCCCCCGTCTGGACTAACTTCATCTGTGGTAAGGTCGTGCATCTACGCTGCTCGCTGGACAGTTGCGTGGAGCTGCGATTGGTGCGAGGGAAGCTGTCGTAGTCGGTGCGAGGGAAGCAATCATAGTTGGTGCGGGGAAAGCAGTCATTGTTGGTGCCACTAGGGTTGACGCTCGGGCAGCCCGTGTTGCACACCATGTCACCTGTATGCCCTATGCTTCTCATTCCCTTCGCGCTCCCCACACCGTTGTTACTCTGCAATTTCATTGCCATAAACTTGAGCACACTCTCGCGTAGAGTATCTACGGAGGAACAACCTTTCATGTTGATATTCCACCTGGAGAAGCCACTTCCTACCAGCATCTCCTCATTTAGCACACTCGTCGTAGTGCTGCTCCTACTGTCCTTTCCATAGTGCCCTGTGGTGACATGGGGGGAGAATCCCTTCGTCCTCACCAGGTTGATATTGTTGGAGTAACTCCCACTGCCAAACTCTTCATCACTGTTTAGGTGCCCCCCGCCGAGATgcatgtaattattttctcctctaACCGATTCAGGGGAATAGCCATATGACACATCGTCGGGTCTTCCTTTCACCACCGCGTCGTTAATACCATCATAGAGACTAGTGGGTTGCTTGAACGTTAGCAAGTCGTAGTTGTAGCTACCGATCTGATTCGTGGCTACATTTGGGGGGTACAACCCATTTGACGCATCTACCTCCATGGGACAGGGATCGTTGAACCCATTGATAGTCCTGCAAGAGTTAGAACCCATGAATATATGCTCATTCCCGAGGTAAGTTCCACCATTTGCCGAGGCACTGTTCGGGGGAGATATGACTCTCATATCGACACCCCTCCGGAGATTAAGGCACTTGGTAGACGCCTCACTGAATTCATGACAGCGATTGAAcgagttattttttgtcatgGTCATCAGTGGAGGAACACCCAAATGGTGATTTGCATCAGCAGACATATCGTTATGGATTAATCGGGGCAATAGGACTGAGCAGTGATTACTATCCATTCTTTCCACCCTCGGGTCTCTTCCATACGCACTGCATGTGTTGTTTCGTGAAAATGggtctccattttgatttaGATTCTTACTTCGATTTTGCACGTCGGTGGTGGCGCCTGCTGCTAGGGGGCTGGCCACAGGACTAACTTCGTGGAGGCTCCCCCCCATGGATGGGCTTCTACCCAAGTATTGCGTCCTCCCCAAGGATACACTCCTCGTCCCCACTGATGCCTCACAGCTGTTGGAGCAGACAGAGGACACACGATTCGCTGCACTGTAAGCATCATCGAAAGAGTCCTTAGTTACACTGTTGAGGCTGAAATGAGAGAAGACGTTGCTCCTATTAAATACGTTTTCCTGAGGTACCAAATGGTTTTCCATGTTTTCCATTCGGTTCTTTTCAGCAGTAGATATGACCTCCCTTTGGTAACTATACGGGTAGATGTTATCCACACCGAGTTGtccctcctctccttctttgACGTTCCTAAACGGATAATCGCTGTTAATGTTGTGAGTGTCTCCCTCACTGATAAGACTGCACTGCCTCGATTGGGTCTCTAGCCCCGGGGGGGTGATCATTTGGCTGTTTGTCTGTGCGCTGGGCACGTAGCTCTGCGGGTTGACGTGCACCTTGCTCTGTGGGTTGACAATCGCATTACTGTTCGGGTTGATGTGCACATTACTGTTCGGGTTGAAAGTCACGTTGGTGTGCGGATTGAAAGTCACGTTGCCGTTTGGGTTGAAGCCCACATTACTGTGCATGTTAGTCTGCGTGTACAGACTCGGATAAGGATCACTACGATTAAATGAGGAGTTCCCTCCGGGTGAGCTCCCCATGGGTGAGTTCCCCGtgggtgcttccccccccgaaTGATCCCCCTTAGAGACGATCGTATTCATAgacatattaaaatatatctcTCCAGTTGATGGCTCCTCTTTGATCACACCATGTGGAAGGCTCCTACTGTGTGCTCGCTCTTCAAACTTCACATCATCGAAGGGTGCCCCATCCACATCATCGAAGCGTGCCGCGCTCACACCATCGAAGTGCGCCGCGCTCACACCATCGAAGTGCGCCGCGCCCACATCTGCGTTTCGGATCACCTGACTGTATTCCTCTGCCAAGGGTTCTGTTTTTGCACGGGCGTTAATACATTGCATATGGCTGGCGACGGAATGGATCTCTTCGCAATTCACTGTGGAGTAGTAGCCTCCATATGGTTTTGCCTCTGCTTCTGTCTCTGCTTCTGCCTCTGCCTCTGCTTCTGCCTCTACCTCTGCCTCTTCGGGGGGGAGGACCCCTTCCTGGTTGGGCTCTGTATAAAGTGGTGCCACGTGAGCTGAAAAACCCAGAGGGGCTTCTTCCTCAACATTAGGGAAAGCAGTATTAAAAGAAGGATCATTCACTGTGCTTACTACACACGTCTTCTTACGGATGGAAAAGGTACGTTGACTGGCTACACCATAGTGGGGATGCTCTCCTCCTATCACTGCTACTCCGTCACTATGAGCAGCAgttgaattattttctcctctgAG
This genomic stretch from Plasmodium cynomolgi strain B DNA, chromosome 14, whole genome shotgun sequence harbors:
- a CDS encoding elongation factor g mitochindrial precursor (putative), which produces RTFSSICVDNLRNIGISAHIDAGKTTLTERILYYTGKIKSIHEVRGSDGVGATMDSMDLEREKGITIQSAATNCNWDFNNKKFTINIIDTPGHVDFTIEVERSLRVLDAAVLVICGVSGVQSQTLTVNRQMNRYFIPRLLFINKLDRDGANVERTLSTIEKKLNLNTLLLQMPIGIEQKFKGVYDLVSRKCYLFKGQNGIIVEEVNDTEVTVHDPSFSYEMMEMLRTRILEKLADVDDEFADIYLNQEINDIRTEDVMGAIRRCTIKNAIVPICLGSAKNNVGVQILLNYVCSFLPSPREVGSYGYVYEGGAHAGSEANAGSEANAGSEANAGKEANTANTANTANTANTANTANAASAQGKSRRRVELQCDSALPMVGFLFKIQEDAMHGQMSYFRIYQGKIKKKDNITNMLTSKREVIKKILKMHSNMAQEVNEAHAGDIVAINGISGSTGTTYTNGVSSNLHLLNIHVPKPVISVAVEIEKKGDMTKLTKALNKFVKEDPTFHVKTDEQTKEIIFEGIGELQLEIYKERLKREYGIGVQLKNPKINFKETITKPYECTYTYKKQKGGAGLYAHVHAIFETVSDDYNETSYCTFVNEVVGNDLPKNFILSIEKAFKEQVEKGYLNSSEIINMKMRLIGGKIHEVDSNDLAFKRATIHLIKENYQNFLPVLLEPIMLVEIISHYEHQSNILTSITKRKGLVTNIVNHMNAVHIYADIPLKHMFNYINEIRSITQGQGTYTMEFARYEQVPKSDLDEILRREGSASKRCE
- a CDS encoding hypothetical protein (putative); the protein is MKDSEFVGGKLKLKDSKIKKGSSHSKESKYTAGRDGKKKKKKYSEDKTERSNYDEENGTAYNDQGMDYDMSADGRTSVREGDMGTGKDGTGKLADETKLKEVLQLNLTEAEKAYQLVLKKREKQRIESILKESYRERLQKFNDNLASLSEHFDIPKVGPG
- a CDS encoding hypothetical protein (putative), with product MENHLVPQENVFNRSNVFSHFSLNSVTKDSFDDAYSAANRVSSVCSNSCEASVGTRSVSLGRTQYLGRSPSMGGSLHEVSPVASPLAAGATTDVQNRSKNLNQNGDPFSRNNTCSAYGRDPRVERMDSNHCSVLLPRLIHNDMSADANHHLGVPPLMTMTKNNSFNRCHEFSEASTKCLNLRRGVDMRVISPPNSASANGGTYLGNEHIFMGSNSCRTINGFNDPCPMEVDASNGLYPPNVATNQIGSYNYDLLTFKQPTSLYDGINDAVVKGRPDDVSYGYSPESVRGENNYMHLGGGHLNSDEEFGSGSYSNNINLVRTKGFSPHVTTGHYGKDSRSSTTTSVLNEEMLVGSGFSRWNINMKGCSSVDTLRESVLKFMAMKLQSNNGVGSAKGMRSIGHTGDMVCNTGCPSVNPSGTNNDCFPRTNYDCFPRTDYDSFPRTNRSSTQLSSEQRRCTTLPQMKLVQTGGPHRSVYPGGGAPSKKPSLKSSDEVNTYIDSDITNRRAAIPRVASPRMVEALTSKKLRSVLPLIIRPLEITFRAPSTSSNCALALLDREWPPPG